Below is a window of Aquarana catesbeiana isolate 2022-GZ linkage group LG11, ASM4218655v1, whole genome shotgun sequence DNA.
gacaagagacagtttttgacaattcctttatttaaatgcttcttctttcttccttcatcttcttctggttcttctggctcttctggtccttgctccggcgttctcgtccagcatctcctccacggcgtcttctatcttcttctcctcgggccgctacgcacccatggcatgaggggaggctcccgctcttctcttcatcttcttcttcatcctcttctcttctttcttcttctcttcttcattttcttctccgggccgctccgcatccatgctggcatagagggaggctcccgctgtgtgacggcgtatcctcatctgacggttcttaaataacggggggcggggccacccggtgaccccgccccctctgacgcacgggacatgacgtgacttccctgtgacgtcacagggaagtcccgtcaagtcaccgtgcgtcagaggggggcggggtcaccgggcggccccgccccccgttatttaagagctgtcagatgaagagacgccgtcacacagcgggagcctccctccatgccagcatgggtgcggagcggcccggagaagaaaatgaagaagagaagaagagaagaagagaagaagatgaagagaagagcgggagcctccctccatgccatgggtgcggagcggcccgaggagaagaagatagaagacgccgcggaggagatgctggacgagaacgccggaggaagaaccagaagagccagaagaaccagaagaagaagaagatgaaggaagaagcatttaaataaaggaattgtcaaaaactgtctcttgtcatttttaacatttttgacagttttttagtgaaatggtaggggtaagtacccccttaccatttcacacgggggggcccgggatctgggggtccccttgttaaagggggcctccagattccgataagctccccgcccgcagacccccacaaccaccggccagggttgtggggatgaggcccttgtcctcatcaacatggggacaaggtgttttggggggctaccccaaagcaccctcccaatgttgagggcatgtggcctggtacggttcaggaggggggggccgcactctcgtccccccctcttttcctgcggcctaccaggttgcgtgctcggataagggtctggtatggatttttggggggaccccacgccgttttttttttttgcgcggggttccccttaaaatccataccagacctgaagggtctggtatggaatttagggggaaccccacgtcattttttttttaaattttggccggggttccccttaatatccataccagacctgaagggcctggtatggaatttagggggactcccacgtcatttttttttaaattttggttcggggttcccctttggggaattcccatgccatttttatcaacgaacttctatgtgtattgtcggcaatgcaatagccgcgggtagttttaaatgggttttttccttcaaaatgtcattttgctgtcagactgttctaaacacgggaaacatgcgcccctttacaggcatactatagacaccccccagctacaaaatttaaagggatattacacttttattgtttgactttaagcattattaaaatcactgctcctgaaaaaatggccgtttttaaaacttttttttgcattgatccatgtcccctggggcaggacccgggtgtaaggatattttagcttgctgtcctttattttagctataagaatatgtatccatcttagaataatatgtatatgtgacatctatcaaaagttagtttcaaatccttgtaaataacatgatttccccgaaatgacgcatgaaggtttttccttgttgatagtttctgtatgaagaaataatGTCTCATTTTTAGGTGCTTTTTAATCATCTGATGTATACGTAATGTctgtatattaatgaaagggttgaacTTTTTTTGTGATGTCGTTTTGATTATATAAGTGATTGTCTACGGAAGTAAAAAGCAGAACATTCCAGACATTTGACTGttgtgtcattattttcttgtcggaatgatctccagatctgaatgggtttttgggGAACACTCAAATCAGGATATGCTAGAGAAGAGGTTCACTTGCTCCTAGAAGAAGATCGTTAGCCCCCTAACAGAGTTTTGGTGGCAGCGTGTGGGGCGGTCATTGTTCATGAGATGATCATCATCCAAGATCATCATCCAAGTTTCTAAAGTCcggtgagtctgatttaattattattatttctttcaccgtgactttagtttaaaagaccgtttccTTATATGGGgttaacagaaggtgtagtgttaaaaacatttatgtaaatgtatgaatCTCGCAGAGATTCGTTCGGGTGACGGATCAAAGGACTCTGAGTTAGTCCAAAGGACTCTGAGTTAGTCCAaagaactctgagatagttctaaaaagaaaggactctgagttagtccaaggggttctgagaaacccaaagtaatataatacagtactgtaagaagttttataaagatatctgatagagtgtcccggaaaaacccaaacctctttgcttgcctttctttcgcttaggagataaaataagtagataaaataaggtcatctgttttgtctgtgtggaatttgtcaggtgtcataaggtaagatgacacctttccactgcattgtattgtcattgtattataatgaaacgtagagtgatgttacaatatttggtgatgtattgatgctgacttttaatgatttatatataaatgctttgactctaaagtataagatatagatatatatatatatagttggcaggatgattctggcattgatgcagtgagtaaaaatattttatttgccttgctgtaatcagacgttcagtgtcatcttagggaaagtacaaaaaaaagaaaaggtttcaaaagtgtcctgattgtattactggtttacacaaatttgtgttttaagaaggattgacagtgcagggagtaatgtcacttattggaagagcaggggagacttatcaagtctgtccccggtctttgaagtattgtgacattagggacgtttttaccatttaaaatatgggtagagcgttaataacactttttttaaggtaatacataaattggtgaggataACTTTTGATTAAAAAATGCTATTTCAATAATTCTTTTTGCTTCTGACATCTCTTGCAAAGGGgtagtcaggtgcaaaatttggacatttggctttttgccaacagggttcaagtactaatatctcactgactgtaatagatagtcgggaattgtttgcggcattagtactactgcaattgaaggcactgtttgaacctgttggcatactgcaaaaaggaaaaaagagacttagtatctaattagaatgtttagaaagaaaaaataaatatatgtgttgtggagatcggctggaccgaggctccctatagtgtcctagcccatacattgtccacgatgggtttagcagagtcatgggatggtaaattaagggttaaatcttACATACCACAACGCAGAAGTTGAAAGCTGTAGAGGCTGCGTACGCCGCAAAGGGTCAGGATACAAAACACGTAGTTTTAAAACAAGCAGAAAGCACGGAGTAAAAAAGAGGAAGTAGCTACGCAGTTATATAAAGTTTTCCTTTCATTACACAAGACGCCGGATTTAAACACTTAAGATGAAATGTACAGTCCTTTAAATACAGACTTATTAAAGtctgtcttgaaaaaaaaaacaaaaaaaaccttgattgaaaaagacgcagcaggatgttttgacatcccaaaacaaacaccagtatcaacacattagcaaaatgatttcttaggaaatcaaaggggaaacttttataaaaagaggaaagggggcaaggacaaagagggagttacatacagagaaagaggatttcttaaagaaaggaatcttaagggaaattgtctcgccttaTAATactcccagtaaaaaaaaaaaaaaaaggcaaatggtgactataggtttgtacaagacctaagggacatcaatagcctagtcgtaccaattgcccaagtagtgcctgatgtgccatcaatatttACCGCCATgccatgcgatgcagagtattttactgtgattgatttaaagaatgttttttttcatccctgtagaCAAGGAGACACGGTCACTGTACTCCAAGTCACCcttgggccctggactgcccctcatggttctgcaCTATTGCAGTATGTtggtgattttttgatttgtagttcttcagaggaggactgccgagctgatagcctatctttattgaaatggttacatgtatgtggttacaaaatgtttaaggaaaagttacaatgttgtcaagaaaaaaaacagttgagtatttgtgctcacaaaaggagaaagaagagtcagtcataaaagagCTGTGGCTCTGAATGGGTTTGCCCCCCCATTTaataggaaggacatgctcaccttcctaggtatgattggttactgccgccaatggatacctgactgctctttcaatgacaatatattgagacaagcaatgttTTTGAAGCAATGTCTCtaaaatgtctgatactgtaaaatggtctgatgaaatgttaaatgtttttgccatgttttgccatgttgaaatgtgtaatggttaccagcccgagcctcaggcctccttgaatatggcaaaatgtttcacttgtttgccagggaaaattgcagaaccatggcggaagtactggcccaggaatatagtgggagactgtgccctgtagattttttctcaaagatggtcctgGTGCGCTCAAGCGTCCTGATCTATGGTGGTTGAGATGGTCACTTCTTTCACTGTGGGACACGACGCCACACTTCACATCACTtacaatgtgtcaatcttgttgaaaaatgtacatacacagcacatgtctgctcagagtttgagcggatatgaggtgattttaaacgctcttttaggattaaaaaggagaacaggatgaggttgtgccataatatgactgcataaacctcattcaccaagacacatcacccaggtccacagcactaccagacacacagaatgtttttgtggatggttcttgctctaggctatagTACACTACAGAGCACACACAGGCCAATAGACAGAGATGGCCAGGGGAAATGAGCAGGTCTGGCTGACCCTGCTGCTaaataagctgctatctcacagacagcagacatccaaattgttatgctgatacctgacctatcacCTTTTTGAAAAGTCACTTGCAGATccccaggattatgcatcaaattatgagttaagggactggaatggaaagggtgtgtagagagatccaaggtctggatttctctgcaaagaggggaaaccatgtataccaacagcaagtgcattcatagtaccacggaataggccacgcaggtatacaagtcacggcTGATTTCACACACaggcccaaactaggcaaaagacaggaatatcttttgataattgtggacatgttctctaATGGTCCAGCTAttatagccagggtctgccaggatttggtaaaaactctcaagatagaatggaagtttcacattccctatcaccctccaagttcaggaatagtagaaagaatgaatagaacaataaaagacaagataagaaaggccacagggggaacctttgccaactggagaagggtcctcccagcagtccaGGCAGAAATAAGTTTTTTTTAGAAGTTTTGATGAGTAGATTTTTCcccaccccataggccagagcacctttaatggtagaaaaggaagatttagacttaatacaggaagaatatgtaagaaaactggttgaaatattggatacagtcaaagaaatgttgctcgcacctctcttttttcttcacaggaagctactcacctcttcaaggtgggagacaccgtggtggtccaacagctgaacagaaataagaagcaagagtatccctttggacctcctactatggtgattgcagtgatcagaacggctatcctggtggaaaactgctagtccgggatccatgccagccgagtgaaaaaggttgtccaaagccccaagagcaggaaggagatcttaaatacaggaggccctcaagcagaagtccaagcagatgaaggagaagttcctggaaaagcaggtccggccagagaagatgacctcgcttatttcaccacagacttctggcaaggcattctgcctcctgttcctgatcaccctgatggTGTTCCCGCCcatttggatcatcactaactgtatctaccaccctgaagatttgggtgcgatTAAAAGTATTTGTGGTAACATATATACACAgaagaacattacagtgatacaagttagaaataaaagagacattgaagataattttgctgataaaatgcttttgttaaaatttaaatatgcttatgctcggAAATCAGGTtttcagaaatgttggatttgtGGCAAATTGCACcttagcactgttaggatacccctaatagctatacctttaaatattactccccttttaaaaggaaatattccccttgaccttttgaatgtcagcagaagaactaatgacaccatttcctttcacatcatcaatagaagtcataatcctacctggtgttttaatttagggaattctactagaaatgctcatacctgtagtcaatcagttttgaacatttctaattgctatgcccctagtgagaagttttgttctttatatcaaacacaccacgatgaggtcagagtacgggctgattttgaaaagattcttgcctctgaagatgaaagtagtaaatctgtacagcatttgtttcaggttttagcagcagttacagcagtagatcaagagactgctgtgaatacgcccttctcgtttggtaaccacacttatgtttgttgtggaaagacttgttatccctggattccacaagaggtccaaggctggtgttacctggcctcactggtgcccataatgggggtggtaggtgatagtgatgggagtcatttacttgaagctagtatacacccaaggtatccattaaaacatcgtaacaagagagttattccttgagaaggatatggcctgggcatggttcccttcctggacaggatggggaatagatttgatgaaaaggttaaataattattcaggaattattgatgagatgatggaaaagaattctgatgacatttctaaacttaatgttgaaactagggctattacaaaacaactagaattgcatgacttagccattgaaagcatgagttcagcccttacaggattatgtgaaatgactgaggattatgaatgtcgtacttgggtacacaataccagtgtagaggtaccagactattatgatgtgatagctcagcatagaaaagaggtggccaagctgcaacaagaggctcataacatagcccagacctggagtccttttggaaatgttgattttggatttggagggatattctcttggatattctttttccttttcctttatcttgtgtacaagcttattatgtgccttattaatagagccactcgcatttcagatccctcatctcccaataaaacttatctcagtatgtatcatcagaagcaagctgagaatatcgccatgataaggaagtgagatcatacatatatatatatacatgtgtgatcaaagaggggattgtaaggatattttagcttgctgtcctttattttagctataagaatatgtatccatcttagaataatatgtatatgtgacatctatcaaaagttagtttcaaatccttgtaaataacatgatttccccgaaatgacgcatgaaggtttttccttgttgatagtttctgtatgaagaaataatGTCTCATTTTTAGGTGCTTTTTAATCATCTGATGTATACGTAATGTctgtatattaatgaaagggttgaacTTTTTTTGTGATGTCGTTTTGATTATATAAGTGATTGTCTACGGAAGTAAAAAGCAGAACATTCCAGACATTTGACTGttgtgtcattattttcttgtcggaatgatctccagatctgaatgggtttttgggGAACACTCAAATCAGGATATGCTAGAGAAGAGGTTCACTTGCTCCTAGAAGAAGATCGTTAGCCCCCTAacaccgggtccccaaacactttttatgacaataacttgcatattagcctttaaaattagcacttttgattattcatgtttgtgtcccatagactttaacggtgttcacgtgttcgaacaaacttttttcctgttcgcatgttctggtgtgaaccgaacaggggggtgttcggctcatccctattggtgagttATGGAAGATATAAAGTTGCTGCGGAGCATATACCATTTTCATTAAATTTGCCCGTCCTATTACTGATAGTGGAAGCTTACATCAGCTGTTACATTTCACTTTCTGTCTAGCCAACAGTGGACCCAGATTTAGCTGAAGATACTCAGCCGGATTTGGGGATAccatcactcccaaatatttaaagctGTTGACTATAACTATTTGTTCTGCCCCCTCTGGTAGCTGTTCCTTCAGCTGATCTATGGGCATTAAAGTTGATTTTGACCAGTTTATGGTAAAGCCTGAAAAGCTTCCAAAATCCCCTATTATCTCCATCACTGTTCGCAATGAGGCGGCTGTATCTCCTAAATATATAAGCGCATCATCTGCAAATAAAGATATCTTTTCTTCCCTCTGGCCCCTGTGGAACCCTACCACCTCTCGTGAATTGCGGATCAATATGGCTAGAGGCTCTACCGCCAGGGCGAACAGTAAtggtgacaatgggcatccctgtcgggtgcctCTATATAACTCAAATGGAGAGGAGAGGTTATTGTTAATACGCAGTCTGGCTCTAGGCTTAGAATAAAGCACCTTTACCCACGCTATAAATTTATTCCCCACTCCAAATCTCTCCAGTATTTccaagaggtagggccactccacactgttAAATGCCTTTGCAGCCTCACACAAATCATAAAGAGGGTAAAATGGTATAACAGTGTGCTTCCATCCCTAGTAGCTTGAAAAGGAattggggttgggactttatatgaggcaataactGCGATTTTCCTCCATCCCtgataatttggaaaaaaaaaaaagaggaaaaggttgggactttgtgtgaggccccccaaatgaccccattttggaaagaaaacacgtcaagctttttgctgaaaggcatgttgtgtccatggagtttttttaatattttgccacaagtttgggGAAAAttacaattagtttttttttttcacacaaagttgtcactaaatgatatattgctcacacaggccatggttatatgtggaataacaccccaaaatacatttagctgtttctcctgagtacggggataccacatgtgtgagactttttgggagcctagccacgtacgtggctccgaaaaccaatcaccgccttcaggatttctaagggtgtagaaTTGTGATttcactcatagttacatagttacatagtaggtgaggttgaaaaaagacacaagtccatcaagtccaacctatgtgtgtgattatgtgtcagtattacattgtatatccctgtattttgtggtcattcaggtgcttatctaatagtattttgaagctatcaatgctccccgctgagaccaccgcctgtggaagggaattccacatccttgccactcttacagtaaagaaccctctacgtagtttaaggttaaacctcttttcttctatttttaatgagtggccacaagtcttgttaaactctcatctgcgaaaaagttttatccctattgtggggtcaccagtccggtatttgtaaattgaaatcatatcccctctcaagcgtctcttctccagagagaataagttcagtgctcgcaacctttcctcataacgaaaatcctccagaccttttattagctttgctgcccttctttgtagtcactccatttccagtacatccttcctgaagactggtgcccagaactggacagcatactccaggtgcggccggaccagagtcttgtagagcgggagaattatcgttttatctctggagttgatcccccttttaatgccaatattctgtttgctttgttagcagcagcttggcattgcctgccattgctgagcctatcatctactaggacccccaggtccttttccatcctagattcccccagaggttctccccccagtctatagattgcattcatatttttgccacccaaatgcattattttacatttttctacattgaacctcatttgccatgtagtcgcccaccccaataatttgttcaggtctttttgcaaggtttccacgtcctgcggagacgttattgccctgcttagcttagtatcgtctgcaaatacagagattgaactgtttatcccatcctccaggtcgtttataaacaaattaaataggattggtcccagcacagaaccctggggaaccccactacccacccctgaccattctgagtactccccatttatcaccaccctctgaactcgcccttgtagccagttttcaatccatgtactcaccctatggtccatgccaacagaccttatcttgtacagtaaacgtttatggggaactgtgtcaaatgcttttgcaaaatccagatacaccacgtctacgggccttcctttatctagatggcaactcacctcctcatagaaggttaatagattggtttggcaagaacgattcttcatgaatccatgctgattactgctaatgataccgttcgtattactaaaatcttgtatatagtcccttatcatcccctccaagagtttacatactattgatgttaggctaattggtctgtaattcccagggatgt
It encodes the following:
- the LOC141111806 gene encoding uncharacterized protein; this encodes MKEKFLEKQVRPEKMTSLISPQTSGKAFCLLFLITLMVFPPIWIITNCIYHPEDLGAIKSICGNIYTQKNITVIQVRNKRDIEDNFADKMLLLKFKYAYARKSGFQKCWICGKLHLSTVRIPLIAIPLNITPLLKGNIPLDLLNVSRRTNDTISFHIINRSHNPTWCFNLGNSTRNAHTCSQSVLNISNCYAPSEKFCSLYQTHHDEVRVRADFEKILASEDESSKSVQHLFQVLAAVTAVDQETAVNTPFSFGNHTYVCCGKTCYPWIPQEVQGWCYLASLVPIMGVVGDSDGSHLLEASIHPRYPLKHRNKRVIP